The sequence GACCCTCACTCCAACAGCCGATTTCGTATTTGATGAAAATTATGATTTACCCAAGTTAGAAGCCGTTGAAAAACATATCAAAGAAAAGAAACATCTCCCTGAAATAGCATCTGCAAAAGAGATGGAAAAAGAAGGGGTGAATATAGGTGAGTTTCAGATTAAGTTGCTACAAAAAATAGAAGAGCTCACTCTGTATACCATAGAACAAAATAAACAGCTTAAGAAACTCCAGAAGAATAATGATAAGCTAATGAAAGAAGTCTCAGAATTAAAATCTAAAAACTGATTTCAAAATGACAAAATTAAAATATACTTTATTTATGTTCCTGCTTTTGATTAGTTTTTTCAAAAGCCAAGTAGGAGATAACGGATACCCATTTTTGTATGAAAAATTAACTTCTGAAAACCGTATTACAATCAGAGAAGAATATAAAGACAATTCTGGAAATAACCTTCCTTTGTTACAATTAAAAGAAAAGATTAAAGCTTTTGAAACAGATGGAGTGAATAATCAGCAAATAATAGATGAGGTTGCTGGTTTAAAAGATAAAGATTATATTAATCAAAATATTTATGGTAAAGCTATTTATAGAGAAATTAATATTGCAGATGATAATAATAGGATTGAGTACGATGGAAGATATTATTATTTATATAAGGTTAAGTCGTCAGATGCTAAAGCACTGCAAATCTATTTTAAAAAATATCTTTTGCCGAAAGATAGTAAGCTTTTCCTATATGCAGAAAATGGGTTTATCTTAGGAGAATTTAATGATAAAAATAATCCAGATCCTAAAAACAAAGGATTAGAATTTGGAACACAGCCAATACCAGGAAACACATTTTATATTGAACTTTCTTATCCTGTAGATAGTAATAATAAACCTTTATTAGTTACTGAAAAAGTTATTCATTCCTTTACTGATTTTTATGGTGGAGTTTACGGCACAGCAGGTAATTGTCATAAGAATATAGCGTGTGGATTTACAATTGATAATAAATCAAGAAATATAAAATCTGTTGGTTTAATGCTATATCCAATATATCAATGGGGGACCAATACACATAAATATTCGGCAAGTTGTTCAGGTAACTTAATGAACAATACTGCTCAAAATGGAGAACCTTATTTTTTGACAGCTGCTCATTGTATAGGATATGAAGCCGCTAATAATAATATCAATTGGAGTACAGAATTAATTACTTTATTTAACTATGAAGCATTAAGCTGTACAAGTAATGGAACAGATGCTCCAGCTGCATTATCCAATAATTCAGTTTTCGGATGTACCTTGTTAACGCAAAGCCCAGCAACTTCTTTAGATTATGCCTTAATAAAATTGAATACAACAGCGAGTGCCTTAGCTCAATATAAAATTTGTTATGCTGGCTGGGATAACAATCCTAACGCATATTCGGTAAATCCTACGAATGCATATTCGGTACATCATCCCCAGGGAGATGTAAAAAAAATATCTATAGTTCAGGAATTAAATCCTGTGATGAGTAATCAGCCTATACTACAATCAGGATTATTCGGATATTATGCTGTTCCATGGCCAACAAATACATCAGGAACATTCTTACAGAACTCATGGAGAAATGGTATTGTAGAGAAAGGGTCTTCCGGATCTCCATTATTCAATAGTTCCGATAGATTAATAGGATCTTTATCAACAGGTCCTGACCCTAACCATTTTAATTGTAATAATCCGGATATTTATAGTAACAAATGGTTTACTTATTATTCGAGATTTTCTAATAATTATTATACTATGTCTCCATGGCTAAATCCTAACGGAGCAAACGTACAATCTATAGGACCATATTGTCCATCTTATATTCAAGTTGGTGCTCCTGTTATTGTTAATCCGGGAGGTGGAGGAGGAACCCAACCAACAAATTGGGAAGAGGAACCTATTGATATAAACGGAGAAAGAGTTCATCCTGCCAATACGTGGGGGAAAAAAATCTATTTAAGAGAAAATAGCGGGACTAATACACAACAAGACGTAGATGCAAATTTTTATTATTATAGATCAGTCATGTCTCCTAATAAGAATACATTTGCTATGAGCGAAAATATATATAATATTCGCTATGTTAATATAAATTATTATGTACCTAAACTTCAGCTTTGGGGAATATATAAAATAGTTGATTGTAATAAAATTAAGTATATAAAACCTGCAAAAATAACAATGCGAAACCCTGGAACAATTGGTGAGCTAGATAATTATACAATAAATGTTGTAGGAGTTACTGATGATAGAGTTCATATTCTTATTGACGAAAGAAGATGGGTTGGAAGTAATGGAAATAATTCTGTTTATAATACTTATGAACTTCAATCTTATAAAATTATAAATAACGAACTTGTATTTGAAAATTATAAAACGTTTTTTTATCAACAACAAAATATGGGTGTTGAGACCTATTATGAATTTGATAATGATCATTTAATGTTGGTAGCAAATCAAAGTTCAGTCAGAAAGATGTATTCATGTTTTTATAGTGGACAGAACGCTGGTTGGCAGATAGATACAAACCCAATAACCAATTTGCCTTCTAATGGGTATACAAAAATGGTTGGGGATAAAATTTTTATGGTTGTGCCAGGGCAGAATAAAATGAATATTTATAACATTTCTTCGAACTCTGCTGCTCTTACATTGCAGGCATCATTATCAAATCCTTTTTTATCAACCCCTGGTGGAAATGGTATTTTGGATCCGATCTTTGTATTTAAAAGATCAGATAATATATATAATGTTGTCTATAAAAATACGAATGGTGTTAGTTTTTTTGAACTTTTACAGGTGAATTTATCTGGTAATTCAGCCAGTTCTTCCCACATTACGATGCCTGCCGACTTTAGATATGTATATGGTGTAGGGTCTAATTTTATTATAAAAGGTAATGAAATTATTAAGTTAACTAAAGTGGGATGGACATCAGCTGCGACAAGTGAATATGGAAATCACTTCTATCAGAATTTTATAAAAGATGCTAGTGGAAATTGGATAAAAGATAAAAGTTTTCCACTTAAATGGAAAGATGTTGGAGCATTTGACAACCGATATATAATCAGCGCTGATGATTATTATGGTAATAATCTAAAACGTAGAATGTTTAGTATAAGAGAAGTTGATTATGTAGCACATTCTTATATTAGATATAATGATAATGTATTTTATCCAGCAGCTTATCATCGTCCAAAAAAGCTGGATAATTATTATTTTAGTGCGGGTATTGTTGTTAATGGAAGAGAAGAATTTAAAAACCTAACATATCCAAATCTGAACTTCTTTCTATACAGATCTCCTAACTTTGGATATGATTTTAATGCCAATACATACGATACCAAAACAGTAATTTTGGATGATAAAACACAGAAATTGACGGGGTACAAGAGTGTGGCTATACACGGGAAATATTCTGTTGTAATGAAACCTGGCTTTAGTGTTTCTGCTACAACCGGCGTAGAATTTACGGCAAAAGCACAAGCTCCTTTGCCAGCAGATATTCCTGCATGTTCTCTTACTTTTGATGATATGCTTAATCCTCAGATAACAGAAACACCTGATGAAACAATCTATCTTAAACAGGTCGGCGTGAAATTAGGAAATGAACCTTATTACGGAGAAATTGTACTTAATGGTACCCTTGCAAACCAGGAAATTGTTATTGACAGGGCCGTGAAGCTCTATCCAAACCCTACCAAAGATATATTGAATATAGACTTTAATGGGAAAAAGTTCAAAACATTAGACGTATATTCATTAGATGGTAAGAAAATTATAACAAAAGATTTATCATCCTTGAATACTATTCAGGTTAACTTATCTCAATATCCTGCCGGGATTTATATGGTAACCCTCATAGATTCAAACGGAAAGAATTATCCAAATAAGATTATTAAAAAATAATTGTTTAATCCAAATCGCTGCTTTTGCAGCGATTTTTTTATTTACAACCAAAATTTATTGAAGATGCCTATTAAGGCTTTGAACCTTTTATAATTTTGAATACATTTGTAGAAAATAAAAATTAAAAAATGAACACACCATCAGAATTAAAGTACACTAAAGATCACGAATGGATCAAGATTGAAGGTAATGTAGCTACCATTGGTATTACAGACTTTGCTCAGGGAGAACTTGGAGACATCGTTTATGTAGATGTAGATACAGTAGATGATGATCTTAATGGCGGAGACGTTTTCGGAAGTGTAGAAGCTGTAAAAACTGTTTCAGACTTATTCTTACCTATTGCAGGGAAGGTTATCGAATTCAACTCAGAACTAGAAGACCAGCCGGAATTGTTAAATACAGATCCTTATGGAGATGGATGGATTATCAAATTAGAAGTGGCTGCTGGGGCAGATCTTTCTGAATTACTTTCTGCAGACGATTACAAAGCAATCATTGGATAAAATTTCAAAAATATTTAGTAAGATATTGCCCATTTATTGGGCATTTCTTACTTATATGCTTCTCAAACCAGGAGAAGAGAACCAAGAATATTGGTTCATGTTCAGCGGTATCGATAAAGTATTGCACCTAAGTATATTTGCTGCTTTAGGATTTTCTTTTATTGCCGCATTTCCTAGAATTAAATTTTCTTACTTTTTTCAGATCATTCTTATATATGCTTTTCTTACAGAGATCCTGCAGGAAGAAATGGGATTGGGAAGATCTATGGAAACACTGGATATCGTTGCAGACACGGTTGGCTGTCTCATTGGCTATTTTACCTATAAGTTTTTAATTAAGCGATTTTTCTAATTCTATTTTAAGAATTAGGCTTTCTGGATGAGGTCCCTTACCTTTCTCTCATACTTTTCTTTTTAGAATTACCCCCATCCTTAAACCTTTTCCGGAGCTATTTCCCGCTATCCACTCTTACTCCTCACGCCTTTACCCTCCAACGCTCAAACCCTCCACCTTTCCAAACCCTGTTGCGGGGTAACCGTTACTATCGGGGCTAGGGTAGTGGACATATATTATAAATAATGAGTGATAAGTAATAGATGATAGTTTTATTACATAGGTAAGTATTCACATGATTAATAACTAGAATGTGTTTTTATAAAAACCTGTCTTCTTATATATAAGTATACATCAACATCTCCTGGAATCTTTATCATTGGCGAGATTTAATCTTCTATTCCCGTAAGAGCTCTCACAAAAGCTACCTATTGCTTTAAGAAGATCGAATGATTATTTCAATTAGATATACAAGAAACCTACTCATAATACAACCAGCGCTATCATCTGTGAAAATCCGTGTCCTCTGTGGGAAATAAAAAAAACACAGCGTTTTTTCATAAAGCAATCTTAGAGAATAACTATCATATCCGTCAGTCTCTTTATTTATCTATTTCCTCCGCACCATTCTTATCATCCTGTAAGGATCTCAACAGCGCATTATCAAAATAAACCTCTATCTATAATATCCAACGTACAGATTTTCATCAATAGGAGCCCACTCAAATAAATTAAGCACCTTTCCATTGGCTTTAGCCCAAACCTATTTCAAAATAATTCTGAAAACTTACCCCATGTATTATATATAATATATACCTTCCATTACTTATTACTCATCATTATATAGATGGTATATCATATAGAAACACCCCCATTTTTCCCCAACTCTCATACCCTCGAACTCTTTCCCTCCAATCCCCAAACAAATGTTTAAAATTTTTCTCTCATAGTACCAGTGCTTTAAGAGTAAAATATTACCTAAATATGAATTTTATGTTAAATAAACTTGCGGGGAATGGATGAAGTTTCTATCTTTGCCCCACTGAAAAACGAAAGGGATTCGGTAAGCGCAGAGGAGCTTTTAGATAAGCATAAACATTATATTTTACGAGAGAGACAGACGAAAAAAAACTTTTAATTTTTAGGATTTAAAGTTGCGAGTTAAAATAAAGTTTGTATCTTTGCAGTCCCAATTAAGGGAGCGCAGGAGTAGATAGATTGAGGGTTAGGAAAGAGATTAAGGTTACTTAAAAAACTTTAAAATTTTCTTTCGAAACATTTGATCAAATGAAAATAAAGTTTTACTTTTGCACTCGCAAATACGGAGCGACACTGACAGAGAGATTGCTTCGTTAAAAAGCGAAAGATATAAAGATCATTGACATACAATATAACAACCAAGTAAGGAAAAACTAAAGCGTTAAAAAACTTTGAGTGAGTCAGACAAACATACAATGGAGAGTTTGATCCTGGCTCAGGATGAACGCTAGCGGGAGGCCTAACACATGCAAGCCGAGCGGTAGAGATCTTTCGGGATCTTGAGAGCGGCGTACGGGTGCGGAACACGTGTGCAACCTGCCTTTATCTGGGGGATAGCCTTTCGAAAGGAAGATTAATACCCCATAATATGTTGAATGGCATCATTCGATATTGAAAACTCCGGTGGATAGAGATGGGCACGCGCAAGATTAGATAGTTGGTGAGGTAACGGCTCACCAAGTCTGCGATCTTTAGGGGGCCTGAGAGGGTGATCCCCCACACTGGTACTGAGACACGGACCAGACTCCTACGGGAGGCAGCAGTGAGGAATATTGGACAATGGGTGAGAGCCTGATCCAGCCATCCCGCGTGAAGGACGACGGCCCTATGGGTTGTAAACTTCTTTTGTATAGGGATAAACCTAGATACGTGTATCTAGCTGAAGGTACTATACGAATAAGCACCGGCTAACTCCGTGCCAGCAGCCGCGGTAATACGGAGGGTGCAAGCGTTATCCGGATTTATTGGGTTTAAAGGGTCCGTAGGCGGATGTGTAAGTCAGTGGTGAAATCTCACAGCTTAACTGTGAAACTGCCATTGATACTGCATGTCTTGAGTGTTGTTGAAGTAGCTGGAATAAGTAGTGTAGCGGTGAAATGCATAGATATTACTTAGAACACCAATTGCGAAGGCAGGTTACTAAGCAACAACTGACGCTGATGGACGAAAGCGTGGGGAGCGAACAGGATTAGATACCCTGGTAGTCCACGCCGTAAACGATGCTAACTCGTTTTTGGGTTTTCGGATTCAGAGACTAAGCGAAAGTGATAAGTTAGCCACCTGGGGAGTACGTTCGCAAGAATGAAACTCAAAGGAATTGACGGGGGCCCGCACAAGCGGTGGATTATGTGGTTTAATTCGATGATACGCGAGGAACCTTACCAAGGCTTAAATGGGAAATGACAGGTTTAGAAATAGACTTTTCTTCGGACATTTTTCAAGGTGCTGCATGGTTGTCGTCAGCTCGTGCCGTGAGGTGTTAGGTTAAGTCCTGCAACGAGCGCAACCCCTGTCACTAGTTGCCATCATTAAGTTGGGGACTCTAGTGAGACTGCCTACGCAAGTAGAGAGGAAGGTGGGGATGACGTCAAATCATCACGGCCCTTACGCCTTGGGCCACACACGTAATACAATGGCCAGTACAGAGGGCAGCTACACAGCGATGTGATGCAAATCTCGAAAGCTGGTCTCAGTTCGGATTGGAGTCTGCAACTCGACTCTATGAAGCTGGAATCGCTAGTAATCGCGCATCAGCCATGGCGCGGTGAATACGTTCCCGGGCCTTGTACACACCGCCCGTCAAGCCATGGAAGTCTGGGGTACCTGAAGTCGGTGACCGTAACAGGAGCTGCCTAGGGTAAAACAGGTAACTAGGGCTAAGTCGTAACAAGGTAGCCGTACCGGAAGGTGCGGCTGGAACATCTCATTTTAGAGCGTCTTTTAGACGATAAACAAAATTAGTATCTTCGGATACAAGTACTTATTCAAAGTAAAGCTTTAGTTTTTTGTTTGGTTGATTATATTAAAAAATACAAAACCCACTAGAAATTAGTAAAGGGATTGAGAGAGACAAGGATGAAGATAGGATGGTC is a genomic window of Chryseobacterium nakagawai containing:
- a CDS encoding T9SS type A sorting domain-containing protein; translated protein: MTKLKYTLFMFLLLISFFKSQVGDNGYPFLYEKLTSENRITIREEYKDNSGNNLPLLQLKEKIKAFETDGVNNQQIIDEVAGLKDKDYINQNIYGKAIYREINIADDNNRIEYDGRYYYLYKVKSSDAKALQIYFKKYLLPKDSKLFLYAENGFILGEFNDKNNPDPKNKGLEFGTQPIPGNTFYIELSYPVDSNNKPLLVTEKVIHSFTDFYGGVYGTAGNCHKNIACGFTIDNKSRNIKSVGLMLYPIYQWGTNTHKYSASCSGNLMNNTAQNGEPYFLTAAHCIGYEAANNNINWSTELITLFNYEALSCTSNGTDAPAALSNNSVFGCTLLTQSPATSLDYALIKLNTTASALAQYKICYAGWDNNPNAYSVNPTNAYSVHHPQGDVKKISIVQELNPVMSNQPILQSGLFGYYAVPWPTNTSGTFLQNSWRNGIVEKGSSGSPLFNSSDRLIGSLSTGPDPNHFNCNNPDIYSNKWFTYYSRFSNNYYTMSPWLNPNGANVQSIGPYCPSYIQVGAPVIVNPGGGGGTQPTNWEEEPIDINGERVHPANTWGKKIYLRENSGTNTQQDVDANFYYYRSVMSPNKNTFAMSENIYNIRYVNINYYVPKLQLWGIYKIVDCNKIKYIKPAKITMRNPGTIGELDNYTINVVGVTDDRVHILIDERRWVGSNGNNSVYNTYELQSYKIINNELVFENYKTFFYQQQNMGVETYYEFDNDHLMLVANQSSVRKMYSCFYSGQNAGWQIDTNPITNLPSNGYTKMVGDKIFMVVPGQNKMNIYNISSNSAALTLQASLSNPFLSTPGGNGILDPIFVFKRSDNIYNVVYKNTNGVSFFELLQVNLSGNSASSSHITMPADFRYVYGVGSNFIIKGNEIIKLTKVGWTSAATSEYGNHFYQNFIKDASGNWIKDKSFPLKWKDVGAFDNRYIISADDYYGNNLKRRMFSIREVDYVAHSYIRYNDNVFYPAAYHRPKKLDNYYFSAGIVVNGREEFKNLTYPNLNFFLYRSPNFGYDFNANTYDTKTVILDDKTQKLTGYKSVAIHGKYSVVMKPGFSVSATTGVEFTAKAQAPLPADIPACSLTFDDMLNPQITETPDETIYLKQVGVKLGNEPYYGEIVLNGTLANQEIVIDRAVKLYPNPTKDILNIDFNGKKFKTLDVYSLDGKKIITKDLSSLNTIQVNLSQYPAGIYMVTLIDSNGKNYPNKIIKK
- the gcvH gene encoding glycine cleavage system protein GcvH: MNTPSELKYTKDHEWIKIEGNVATIGITDFAQGELGDIVYVDVDTVDDDLNGGDVFGSVEAVKTVSDLFLPIAGKVIEFNSELEDQPELLNTDPYGDGWIIKLEVAAGADLSELLSADDYKAIIG
- a CDS encoding VanZ family protein is translated as MDKISKIFSKILPIYWAFLTYMLLKPGEENQEYWFMFSGIDKVLHLSIFAALGFSFIAAFPRIKFSYFFQIILIYAFLTEILQEEMGLGRSMETLDIVADTVGCLIGYFTYKFLIKRFF